A window of the Candidatus Krumholzibacteriota bacterium genome harbors these coding sequences:
- a CDS encoding PAS domain-containing protein produces the protein MESEASDHLAGKTNLFDVEFRFLRGNGSYMWIRGRGKILERDSEGKPIRMVGTHADITDRKMAEEALRKSEERFRLAAESASDLIFEWETKTGKLDWYGNLDRHLSRDRHKLPSTVDEWLEMIHPDDRAKLDKSGMSNLTATGPSVKEYRIKGTDGSWLQCTTRSSPVLDDSGKPLRWIGVCIDVTDIKKAEEERLNLERQIQHAQKLESLGVLAGGIAHDFNNLLLGILGNADLALSELSPVSPARESIASIETAAMRAAELTKQMLAYSGKGRFIISEIDLNEIIDEMTHLLDVSKAKNVVIKYNFTDNLPAIKADATQVRQVVMNLLTNASEAIGKKSGVVSISTGAMECDRSYLSETYLDDDLEEGVFAFIEVSDTGCGMDDDTKNRIFDPFFTTKFTGRGLGMAAILGIIRGHKGAIKIYSEPGRGTTVKVLFPALDHPARQEKTEDQDKKWRCEGTILMVDDEDAVLAVGKAMLRKIGMNVLTAEDGVKALELFREHSGEIACVVLDLTMPRMSGEETFRELRRIKSDVKVIMSSGYNEQDVVNRFAGKGLTGFIQKPYRREDLLKVLRKVMEDN, from the coding sequence GTGGAGTCGGAAGCCAGCGACCACCTCGCCGGCAAGACGAATCTCTTTGATGTCGAGTTCAGGTTCCTGCGCGGCAACGGCTCCTATATGTGGATCCGGGGCAGGGGAAAGATACTTGAACGGGACAGTGAGGGCAAACCGATCCGGATGGTAGGGACGCATGCTGATATTACCGACAGGAAGATGGCGGAAGAGGCGCTGCGAAAAAGCGAGGAAAGATTCCGCCTTGCCGCCGAGTCGGCATCAGACCTCATCTTCGAGTGGGAGACGAAGACAGGGAAATTGGACTGGTACGGCAATCTGGACCGGCATTTGAGCAGGGACAGGCATAAGCTGCCTTCGACTGTCGACGAATGGTTGGAGATGATACATCCCGATGACCGGGCCAAACTGGACAAGTCCGGGATGAGCAACCTGACAGCGACAGGACCTTCAGTCAAGGAGTACCGGATAAAAGGTACCGACGGGTCATGGCTGCAATGCACGACTCGAAGCTCTCCCGTCCTCGACGATTCAGGCAAACCGTTGAGATGGATCGGCGTCTGTATTGATGTGACCGATATTAAAAAAGCGGAAGAGGAGCGTCTCAACCTCGAAAGGCAGATACAGCACGCGCAGAAGCTCGAAAGCCTTGGCGTGCTGGCCGGCGGGATCGCCCATGATTTCAACAATCTTCTGCTCGGGATACTGGGAAACGCCGACCTGGCCCTTTCCGAGCTGTCGCCGGTATCGCCGGCGAGAGAGAGCATAGCTTCGATCGAGACCGCCGCGATGCGCGCCGCCGAGCTTACCAAGCAGATGCTCGCCTATTCGGGAAAGGGCAGGTTCATAATTTCCGAAATCGATCTGAACGAGATAATAGACGAGATGACGCACCTTCTCGACGTCTCGAAGGCGAAGAATGTCGTCATCAAATATAATTTTACCGATAACCTTCCCGCGATAAAGGCCGACGCCACCCAGGTCCGCCAGGTCGTGATGAACCTTCTGACGAATGCTTCCGAAGCGATCGGGAAAAAGAGCGGAGTCGTATCGATCTCGACAGGGGCTATGGAATGCGACCGGAGCTACCTCTCGGAGACCTACCTTGATGATGACCTGGAGGAGGGAGTATTTGCTTTTATCGAGGTGTCCGATACCGGTTGCGGAATGGATGATGATACGAAAAACAGGATATTCGATCCCTTCTTCACGACAAAGTTCACCGGCAGGGGACTGGGGATGGCGGCGATACTCGGTATCATCCGGGGGCATAAGGGAGCGATCAAGATCTACAGCGAGCCAGGCAGGGGAACGACTGTCAAGGTGCTCTTTCCCGCTCTCGACCATCCCGCCCGGCAGGAAAAAACGGAAGATCAGGATAAGAAATGGAGATGCGAGGGGACGATCCTGATGGTGGACGACGAAGATGCGGTCCTCGCCGTGGGGAAAGCGATGCTCCGGAAGATCGGGATGAACGTTCTGACAGCCGAAGATGGCGTCAAGGCCCTCGAACTGTTCAGGGAACACAGCGGTGAGATCGCCTGCGTCGTGCTGGACCTGACGATGCCGAGGATGAGCGGAGAGGAGACGTTCAGGGAACTGCGAAGGATAAAAAGCGACGTGAAGGTGATCATGTCGAGCGGCTACAACGAGCAGGATGTGGTGAACAGGTTCGCCGGCAAGGGACTCACCGGGTTCATTCAGAAACCGTACCGGCGCGAGGATCTTCTGAAAGTCCTCCGGAAGGTCATGGAAGATAATTGA
- a CDS encoding protein kinase, whose amino-acid sequence MLERTISHYRIIDNLGAGGMGVVYRAEDLNLNRHVALKFLSRSLSGDENARKRFFHEARAASSLQHQNICTVYEIGEAEEEIFIAMELVEGRDLASIIAEGPLPLDEAARIAVDIARGLVEAHGKGIVHRDIKPSNIIRSRRGVIKITDFGLARSEGMTRLTREGGAIGTAAYMSPEQACGAAVDERTDIWSLGVILYEMISGRSPFASEYEQATVFSVINEEPAALSGVRSGVPLELERIVSKCMAKNPKERYQHADDLIVDLQEAICRMEKGDSTGRSAGRGAPGKNGKSKSPLPLVSVVIAAAAIAVIAAAWYFLPGRPLSRGGGGSDSNAGQVQWHNSVAVLPFRDLSKTGDQEYFCDGMTDAVNDRLSRYRELKVIATASMIRFRGSIKDIKEIGRELGVEHIVEGSVQREGERIRVRAQLVNAESGFHLWSDTLDERLESIFDVQDRISSMIAKALELTISGAAAREPGFAAPDMEAYEYYMKGMHFIKSKFVISFADDDFRAGVEMFHRALEIDPDFTMAYYGLAWAYEHHYMVTEDPRDREYVIDVCVKGCAFDPGSAQMAALKGYVLYAIEKNRDEGFGFLTRALELNPNLGEVNFLAGTCLLYHGLYEQAIPYLARALELDPYYFWTPYKLGVCYLELGDYEKSARYFDNYFEMAPVPLVFPSRYIALNVKMGDLERVRELIELTESKHPDYAYLPYCRAIFRAALGEKEEALAIFANSEVYALLGMKTEALGALDTEIRGTREYPYIFYLDLLNDPFYDNLHGDRRYQALLDREKKLNELAMKRYSSFNARDLP is encoded by the coding sequence ATGCTGGAAAGGACCATATCGCACTACCGGATCATCGATAATCTCGGAGCTGGAGGTATGGGCGTCGTGTATCGGGCCGAGGATCTCAACCTCAACAGGCATGTCGCCCTGAAGTTCCTTTCCCGTTCACTTTCCGGGGATGAAAACGCGCGAAAACGCTTCTTTCATGAAGCGCGGGCCGCCTCGTCCCTCCAGCACCAGAATATCTGCACAGTCTATGAGATCGGAGAAGCTGAAGAGGAAATATTCATCGCCATGGAACTCGTCGAGGGGCGTGATCTTGCTTCCATAATCGCCGAGGGGCCTCTGCCTCTTGATGAAGCTGCCCGGATCGCCGTCGATATCGCGAGAGGCCTCGTCGAAGCGCATGGCAAGGGTATAGTGCATCGCGACATAAAACCGTCCAACATAATCAGGTCGCGGCGGGGAGTGATAAAGATAACCGATTTCGGCCTCGCAAGGTCGGAAGGTATGACGAGATTGACCAGGGAAGGAGGCGCGATCGGGACGGCGGCGTATATGTCTCCCGAGCAGGCCTGCGGCGCGGCGGTCGACGAGAGGACGGATATCTGGTCGCTCGGCGTCATCCTCTACGAGATGATATCGGGAAGAAGCCCCTTTGCCTCGGAGTATGAGCAGGCGACAGTCTTCTCGGTGATCAACGAGGAGCCCGCCGCTCTCAGCGGCGTCCGCAGCGGCGTACCGCTCGAACTCGAACGGATCGTATCAAAATGTATGGCAAAGAATCCGAAAGAAAGGTACCAGCACGCCGATGACCTGATAGTAGACCTTCAGGAAGCGATCTGCAGGATGGAAAAGGGTGATTCCACGGGCAGGAGTGCCGGAAGGGGCGCGCCGGGGAAAAACGGGAAATCAAAATCGCCGCTCCCTCTTGTTTCGGTGGTCATTGCGGCGGCCGCCATTGCCGTTATCGCCGCGGCGTGGTATTTCCTTCCAGGAAGACCTCTTTCGCGCGGGGGCGGAGGGAGTGATTCGAACGCCGGGCAGGTGCAGTGGCACAATTCTGTCGCTGTGCTTCCCTTTCGCGACCTCAGCAAAACGGGGGACCAGGAGTATTTTTGCGACGGGATGACAGATGCCGTCAACGACCGGCTTTCACGCTACAGGGAACTTAAGGTCATCGCGACGGCGTCGATGATACGCTTTCGCGGAAGCATAAAGGATATCAAGGAGATCGGCAGGGAGCTGGGCGTTGAACATATCGTGGAGGGTTCGGTCCAGCGCGAGGGAGAGAGGATACGCGTCAGGGCCCAGCTTGTAAATGCCGAGAGCGGATTCCATCTCTGGTCGGACACCCTCGATGAGAGGCTGGAGAGCATTTTCGACGTGCAGGACAGGATATCATCGATGATCGCAAAAGCGCTTGAGCTGACAATCTCCGGTGCCGCGGCCAGGGAGCCCGGATTTGCCGCCCCAGATATGGAGGCTTATGAATATTACATGAAGGGTATGCATTTTATAAAAAGCAAGTTCGTCATATCGTTCGCTGATGATGATTTCAGGGCGGGAGTGGAGATGTTCCATCGGGCTCTGGAGATAGATCCCGATTTCACAATGGCATATTACGGCCTCGCCTGGGCATACGAACATCATTACATGGTTACCGAGGATCCACGCGACCGCGAGTATGTGATCGATGTCTGCGTGAAAGGGTGCGCCTTCGATCCCGGTTCGGCCCAGATGGCGGCGCTGAAAGGATACGTCCTTTACGCGATCGAAAAAAACCGCGATGAGGGATTCGGGTTTCTCACCCGCGCCCTCGAACTTAATCCCAACCTCGGAGAGGTGAACTTTCTTGCCGGCACCTGTCTCCTCTACCACGGCCTTTACGAGCAGGCGATCCCATATCTCGCGCGAGCCCTTGAACTTGACCCGTATTACTTCTGGACGCCGTACAAGCTAGGCGTCTGCTATCTCGAACTTGGCGACTACGAAAAATCGGCGCGTTATTTCGATAATTATTTTGAGATGGCGCCGGTGCCGCTTGTTTTCCCCAGCCGTTATATCGCCCTGAACGTCAAGATGGGAGATCTTGAAAGGGTGCGCGAGCTGATCGAACTGACGGAATCGAAGCATCCCGATTACGCCTACCTGCCTTATTGCAGGGCGATCTTCAGAGCGGCCCTGGGAGAAAAGGAAGAAGCTCTTGCCATCTTCGCAAACTCCGAGGTCTACGCTCTTCTCGGAATGAAGACCGAGGCGCTGGGCGCGCTCGATACGGAGATACGAGGCACAAGGGAATACCCGTATATCTTTTACCTCGATCTCCTGAACGATCCATTTTACGACAATCTCCACGGCGACAGGCGGTACCAGGCCCTGCTGGATAGGGAAAAGAAGCTCAACGAGCTTGCGATGAAGCGGTATTCCTCCTTCAACGCGCGAGACCTTCCCTGA
- a CDS encoding SpoIIE family protein phosphatase produces the protein MLSRIISKAVLVTGIALVLFAALFFTQESYRVIKRKSLGDVNTVLTEGQNGKFIFTSIDSLDYLSPPYPAIGDTLIQVADSLSGRGELSRLKLSSPPGLEIPIVYKSGEDTLRTVIKTVKVTAFSYSPLAILHFLRVLIAFSFAGVGFWAFMKRPDSGAVRALAMFCYSMTAFMVGAVNLGMHRIPAFTIPWMEYFFDAMGIIIVFVGAFWLNLQFLFPKPRLFVQKHPLITYLLTYVPIITILLLMALDAIKGELIIGLLVLVQIVTGFILLALYSRKTKDNLEKRQTRLVLWGTGTGVFLILFLMIVGNIANAWFRSQSQYLLMGIIIFTFLSLLLSPLSFAYAFGRYRLLEVEGKIKRGTRYAIVTGLLLAVFFALVYFISGALLSRIRVESRAIVPPVALLMAIGFTPAQRRVQRMLEDRIYPERNRLRLILRDFLTNAILVPDKAQFWQGLEARFREALKVTDVYPVIRAGSGKPMRHWSGEETPFMPDSSFGRGLLELMNRPMMVDEAIAAEKIELTAEELKWIMEKRIALVLPLVTHGTLIGFLAVGSKSEQSDFKSADMELIQSLSSQVAIATENIMLLEENIEKNRLENELNIARKVQEGLLPQSLPATPGLEVAGKSDSCLEIAGDYYDVINLDENLTVLAIGDVSGKGAGAAMLMSNLQASIRTAVKIGSNLKNIVDQINHLIYENTQAHQFITFFIGIYDRRTSLFSYVNAGHNSPYVVSRDGSVKLLEQGGLILGAVPDFSYELEQVKLEQGDLVFLYTDGLSEATDPDGEMFEEARIEKFIAANRDLPPGRLLEALEVEAGSFIRGNPMSDDLTLLAFKVLEA, from the coding sequence ATGTTGTCCAGGATAATATCAAAAGCGGTTCTTGTCACAGGGATAGCGCTCGTTCTCTTTGCCGCGCTTTTCTTTACGCAGGAATCGTACAGGGTCATCAAGCGCAAGTCTCTCGGCGATGTAAACACCGTGCTCACCGAGGGCCAGAACGGGAAGTTCATCTTCACCAGTATCGACTCGCTCGATTACCTCTCCCCGCCCTACCCCGCTATCGGAGATACGCTGATCCAGGTCGCCGACTCCCTCTCAGGCAGGGGAGAGCTCTCAAGGCTAAAGCTGAGCAGTCCTCCCGGACTGGAGATCCCGATCGTCTACAAGAGCGGCGAGGACACTCTCAGAACAGTGATCAAAACGGTCAAAGTAACCGCTTTTTCGTATTCTCCGCTGGCAATACTTCACTTCCTGCGGGTCCTGATCGCTTTCTCGTTCGCCGGCGTCGGGTTTTGGGCATTCATGAAACGGCCAGATTCCGGGGCGGTCAGGGCCCTGGCGATGTTCTGCTATTCGATGACCGCTTTCATGGTAGGCGCGGTCAACCTAGGGATGCACAGGATCCCGGCATTTACGATTCCCTGGATGGAGTATTTCTTTGATGCCATGGGGATAATCATCGTTTTCGTCGGCGCCTTCTGGCTGAACCTTCAGTTTCTCTTTCCGAAGCCGCGGCTCTTTGTACAGAAACATCCCCTTATCACCTATCTTCTGACATACGTTCCCATTATAACGATCCTGCTTCTTATGGCGTTAGATGCGATAAAAGGGGAGTTGATAATCGGCCTTCTCGTACTGGTTCAGATAGTTACCGGTTTCATCCTTCTGGCCCTGTACAGCAGAAAGACAAAGGACAACCTCGAGAAAAGGCAGACGCGCCTGGTCCTGTGGGGAACAGGTACGGGCGTTTTCCTGATACTCTTTCTGATGATCGTCGGCAACATCGCCAACGCCTGGTTCCGGTCGCAGTCGCAATACCTGCTGATGGGTATCATCATCTTCACTTTCCTCAGCCTTCTTCTTTCGCCCCTTTCCTTCGCCTATGCTTTCGGCCGCTACCGCCTTCTCGAGGTAGAAGGAAAAATAAAGAGGGGAACGCGCTACGCCATCGTCACCGGGCTCCTGCTGGCGGTCTTTTTCGCTCTTGTCTATTTTATCAGCGGGGCGCTTCTCTCGCGTATCAGGGTTGAAAGCCGTGCCATAGTGCCTCCTGTCGCCCTTCTTATGGCGATCGGATTCACGCCTGCCCAGAGAAGGGTCCAGCGGATGCTGGAAGACAGGATCTATCCGGAGAGAAACAGGCTAAGGCTGATACTGAGGGATTTTCTCACGAATGCCATCCTCGTTCCGGACAAGGCCCAGTTCTGGCAGGGCCTCGAGGCGCGATTCAGAGAGGCGCTAAAGGTGACCGATGTCTATCCGGTCATCAGGGCCGGATCGGGTAAGCCGATGAGGCACTGGAGCGGCGAGGAGACGCCGTTCATGCCGGACAGCAGCTTCGGCCGGGGGCTGCTCGAGCTGATGAACAGGCCGATGATGGTCGACGAGGCGATCGCCGCCGAAAAAATCGAACTGACCGCTGAAGAACTCAAGTGGATCATGGAAAAGCGCATCGCTCTCGTGCTGCCGCTGGTGACCCACGGGACGCTGATCGGGTTTCTGGCGGTCGGATCGAAGTCGGAGCAGAGCGATTTCAAAAGCGCCGATATGGAGCTGATCCAGTCGCTCTCTTCGCAGGTAGCTATAGCGACTGAAAATATCATGCTTCTCGAAGAGAATATCGAAAAAAACAGGCTGGAAAACGAGCTGAACATCGCCAGAAAAGTACAGGAGGGGCTCCTGCCCCAGTCGCTTCCCGCGACTCCCGGGCTCGAAGTGGCCGGCAAGAGCGATTCATGCCTCGAGATAGCAGGAGACTACTACGATGTCATCAATCTCGACGAGAACCTCACCGTGCTGGCAATAGGGGACGTCTCGGGCAAGGGAGCCGGAGCGGCGATGCTGATGTCCAACCTGCAGGCGTCGATAAGGACAGCCGTAAAGATAGGGAGCAACCTTAAGAATATCGTCGATCAGATCAACCACCTGATATACGAAAACACGCAGGCTCACCAGTTCATAACATTCTTCATCGGGATCTACGACAGGCGCACCTCTCTCTTCAGCTATGTCAACGCAGGGCACAACTCTCCATACGTCGTCTCCAGGGACGGGTCTGTAAAGCTTCTCGAGCAGGGGGGCCTGATCCTCGGCGCGGTGCCTGATTTCTCGTACGAGCTCGAACAGGTAAAGCTTGAGCAGGGGGACCTGGTATTTCTCTACACCGACGGGCTGAGCGAAGCGACAGATCCCGACGGTGAGATGTTCGAGGAAGCGAGGATCGAGAAATTCATTGCCGCCAACAGGGATCTGCCACCAGGGCGCCTGCTCGAAGCTCTCGAGGTCGAAGCTGGGAGCTTTATCAGGGGCAACCCGATGAGCGACGACCTCACGCTGCTCGCCTTCAAAGTGCTCGAAGCGTAG
- a CDS encoding T9SS type A sorting domain-containing protein yields MSKHGKKLLFSAVAVLVLAGRLSGAWITDGVEVCTAEFHQFEPKITTDGNGGAIVIWADVRVTGSYDGIYAQRVDENGNLLWNREGIAITVTAQDGSSHRMVSDNAGGAITAWLQSSDIYAQRIDEDGNLLWETGGVVVCENPDLQYKLVMVEDGYGGSIITWCDNRDGGYAIYAQRIDSAGNTLWTAGGVNAGPYIVGTYDESNATTVLTGDGAGGAIMVWYRETDGLIRDIVAQRIDAAGNPVWQGGILLNPDSVVQRRLAIVTDGSGGAIVSWVNYEDGEYAIYAQRLDPGGNELWTSGGVEIFGATSYDFPLAVEDGSGGAIVMASSRHYLQRVDRNGDLLWIPGSVQIYSDKSLDIAPDDAGGAIVSWRRSVSPSGFIILAQRVDAGGNKHWPEGGLHIADLDEDFGAQGMIPDGSGGAYIVYGDYRSPEYQWEKVFVQRAGFGSSLVFPSLVFPVTTAGDTSSAELVFNNHLGSPLVLREAPCLADEFFYQPEFGDSLHSGLTVPPDSFISGTVFFNPLSGGDHFRNIYFEDASNGDTLALVTFSGTGRPISFEWTNETDYSNRILQAGDTLALSFAMADHVEVDSLVLYYTSGGMQTLESARMNLDLDDPYNDLYSVKIQTSVGGARGLEFQVGAYNGVVESLYPSADDREYFRCIVDNLAFPEPIPARTYSMISIPLDVPENTLLGMLGDDLGSVDPVKWRMFTYEPGSSGYIEIPNDTISAIVQGQAYWVVASESLLLDTEPHAGASTPTDAPFSFTLKPGWNMIGNPFIFTVSWDSILLGDSYSSNQFDVEDPVWWNPSSGAYELGITYLEPFEGYWVMNNGPAVEMSIPASDASDLSAWRDPAMAMNRCIPETGWGISLMAITCGAEDMSNYLGVNASAHAGWDRYDCSEPPQAPGRCISLYFVRPGRECGIKRYAVDILPPPGAGSEELVSNRENEDFAGYAWHFDIAKNFSCDAGGDKIIIEFDGIKSIPSEFEVILVDRYSGSSINLRTKDSYHFDIGQRRFIEEVSEARFMILVGSDDFIKEHDTTGTPEVPCLFQNYPNPFNPATTIMYYIPENCTVRLEIFDVAGRRIAELINVYKDKGQYSKEWNGKDQNGNPVSSGIYFYRLKAGKETISKKMVLLR; encoded by the coding sequence ATGAGTAAACACGGCAAAAAGCTTTTATTTAGCGCAGTTGCGGTCCTTGTCCTTGCGGGGAGGCTTAGCGGGGCATGGATTACAGACGGTGTCGAGGTGTGCACGGCCGAATTTCATCAGTTCGAACCAAAGATCACTACTGACGGTAATGGTGGTGCGATTGTCATTTGGGCCGACGTACGCGTAACTGGATCGTATGATGGGATCTATGCGCAGAGGGTAGATGAGAACGGGAACCTTCTCTGGAATCGCGAAGGAATCGCGATAACTGTTACGGCTCAAGACGGCAGTAGCCACAGGATGGTTTCCGATAATGCCGGTGGCGCGATAACTGCATGGCTGCAATCATCAGATATCTATGCCCAGAGGATCGATGAGGATGGGAACCTTCTGTGGGAAACGGGGGGAGTGGTGGTCTGCGAGAATCCGGATCTCCAGTATAAGCTGGTCATGGTGGAGGATGGATACGGTGGTTCGATCATCACCTGGTGTGATAATCGGGACGGCGGCTACGCAATTTACGCCCAGCGTATCGATTCAGCCGGGAATACTCTCTGGACTGCCGGGGGTGTTAATGCTGGCCCCTACATCGTGGGAACCTATGACGAAAGTAATGCCACAACCGTTCTCACGGGCGACGGCGCAGGCGGCGCAATCATGGTCTGGTACAGGGAAACAGATGGCTTGATAAGAGATATAGTCGCGCAGAGGATTGATGCCGCAGGCAATCCTGTCTGGCAAGGCGGCATTCTCCTGAATCCCGATTCAGTCGTTCAGAGGCGGCTGGCTATCGTAACTGACGGTTCTGGAGGGGCGATAGTATCATGGGTGAACTATGAAGATGGCGAGTATGCTATCTATGCTCAGAGGCTTGACCCCGGTGGAAACGAATTATGGACCTCGGGTGGTGTCGAAATTTTTGGAGCAACCAGTTATGATTTTCCTCTCGCCGTCGAAGACGGCAGCGGTGGAGCCATTGTTATGGCTTCCAGCCGCCACTATCTTCAGCGAGTCGACAGAAACGGGGATCTTCTCTGGATTCCCGGCAGTGTTCAGATATATAGTGATAAATCTCTCGATATTGCGCCAGATGATGCGGGGGGCGCCATAGTATCCTGGCGCAGATCGGTTTCGCCTTCAGGGTTCATCATCTTAGCTCAGCGGGTCGACGCTGGCGGCAATAAACATTGGCCGGAAGGTGGGCTCCATATCGCAGATCTTGATGAGGACTTTGGAGCCCAGGGTATGATCCCGGATGGTTCGGGAGGAGCGTACATCGTATATGGGGATTACAGATCTCCGGAATACCAATGGGAGAAGGTATTCGTTCAGAGAGCCGGTTTCGGAAGCAGCCTGGTCTTTCCATCGCTGGTCTTCCCTGTAACCACAGCCGGAGACACTTCCTCCGCCGAACTGGTCTTCAATAATCACCTCGGGAGTCCCCTCGTGCTTCGCGAAGCGCCCTGCTTGGCGGACGAGTTTTTCTATCAGCCGGAATTCGGTGACAGCCTTCATTCGGGCCTGACGGTACCGCCGGACTCATTTATCAGTGGCACCGTGTTCTTTAATCCCCTTTCAGGAGGGGATCATTTCAGAAATATATATTTCGAGGATGCTTCGAACGGTGACACCCTGGCATTGGTTACATTCAGCGGAACTGGCAGGCCGATCTCTTTCGAATGGACAAACGAGACAGATTATTCGAACCGTATTCTACAGGCCGGAGATACACTTGCCCTGAGTTTTGCCATGGCCGATCATGTAGAGGTCGATTCTCTGGTCCTGTATTATACTTCAGGCGGCATGCAGACTCTGGAGAGCGCCAGGATGAATCTGGATCTCGATGATCCGTACAACGATCTTTACAGCGTGAAGATTCAGACGTCTGTCGGAGGTGCGAGGGGCCTGGAGTTTCAGGTCGGTGCTTATAACGGTGTCGTCGAGAGCCTTTACCCGTCAGCAGATGACCGGGAGTATTTTCGGTGTATTGTGGATAACCTTGCCTTCCCGGAACCGATTCCGGCCAGAACTTATTCGATGATCTCCATTCCGCTGGATGTACCTGAAAACACACTTCTTGGAATGCTGGGTGATGATTTAGGTAGCGTGGATCCTGTCAAATGGAGGATGTTCACATATGAACCGGGAAGCTCTGGTTATATCGAGATACCAAATGATACCATTTCAGCGATCGTTCAAGGACAGGCTTACTGGGTGGTCGCCAGTGAATCGCTTCTGCTTGATACGGAGCCGCATGCCGGGGCATCAACGCCGACCGATGCGCCTTTCAGTTTCACACTCAAGCCCGGGTGGAATATGATCGGGAATCCGTTCATTTTCACAGTAAGCTGGGATTCTATTCTGTTAGGGGACTCGTATTCATCCAATCAGTTTGACGTGGAGGATCCTGTATGGTGGAATCCCTCATCGGGAGCTTATGAACTTGGAATTACATATCTCGAACCGTTCGAGGGATACTGGGTGATGAACAACGGTCCGGCAGTCGAGATGAGTATTCCTGCTTCAGATGCATCTGACCTGTCGGCCTGGAGAGACCCGGCAATGGCCATGAACCGTTGCATCCCGGAAACAGGTTGGGGAATTTCTTTAATGGCGATTACTTGCGGTGCTGAGGACATGTCCAATTACTTGGGTGTTAACGCTTCGGCTCACGCAGGCTGGGACAGGTATGACTGTTCAGAACCTCCACAGGCGCCCGGCCGCTGTATTTCCCTCTATTTTGTACGGCCAGGAAGAGAATGCGGTATAAAAAGATATGCTGTTGATATTCTTCCGCCCCCCGGTGCTGGATCAGAAGAACTTGTATCTAACAGGGAAAATGAAGATTTTGCCGGGTATGCGTGGCATTTCGATATTGCCAAGAACTTTTCATGTGATGCTGGCGGGGATAAAATAATAATAGAATTCGATGGTATCAAGTCGATCCCGTCAGAATTCGAAGTTATCCTGGTGGACAGGTATTCAGGCAGCTCGATAAATCTCAGAACGAAGGATTCATATCATTTTGATATTGGTCAGCGGAGATTTATAGAAGAAGTCAGTGAAGCTCGCTTCATGATACTTGTTGGCAGTGATGACTTTATCAAAGAGCATGATACAACAGGCACACCTGAAGTACCTTGCTTATTCCAGAATTATCCCAATCCCTTCAATCCTGCTACAACAATAATGTACTATATACCTGAAAATTGCACCGTCAGGCTTGAGATCTTCGACGTTGCCGGCAGACGGATAGCTGAATTGATCAATGTGTACAAGGATAAGGGGCAGTACTCGAAAGAATGGAATGGAAAGGATCAAAATGGCAATCCTGTAAGCTCCGGAATCTATTTCTACAGGTTGAAAGCCGGAAAAGAGACGATATCGAAGAAGATGGTCCTGCTCCGGTAG